A section of the Asticcacaulis sp. EMRT-3 genome encodes:
- a CDS encoding glycoside hydrolase family 36 protein, producing MTAHAPIRRRTLLSLLGGAALTPMLMPEMAFARQKAALPVAAASDSAINIAFDARLYSRVSIRQDGAWLQLSDFAPSDYVSLKSVDKAGKAPAVRIDTFHFVSRKNEAVSDIHGAGQRFTITGRSPEGLEKTVSLTFYDRYPGFVLQQVSYRNAGAKTLDIASWANGAHTLKDGEHGFWSWSGSSHEDRRDWVQPVKSGFDQPNFMGMNASDYGSGTPVVDVWRPDAGLAVGHVEPVPKLVSLPLVAMRAGAAIAVNMEHVVTLKPGDSFATLDTFVTVHRGDYFVTLDTYRQIMSERGLASPVTPAASYEGIWCAWGYDRVGTPEEVEGTLAKAADLGLTWVVLDDGWQTSEGDWYLNPKKFPRGDADMRAFTAKIKAAGMKPRLWITPLAVEPGTDLLHDHSDMLLLDQNGAPQLISWWNSFYLCPAYQPTIDYTEALFTKIFRDWGYDGVKIDGQHLNGVAPCYNPLHNHAYPEESVEKLQTFWQCVYDTAQAVHPEAVVELCPCGDCYSYFNFPYINNAPASDPTSSWQVRLKGKSLKALMGPSAPFSGDHVELSDGGDDFASTVGIGGIVSTKFTWPHEGRAPGSNFLLTPEKEVLWRKWIAIYNEKRLAQGIYRGELYDIGFDKPEAHVVEKDGRLYYAFYAENWRGPVEFRGLKGAYRLRDYFNDRDLGNVSETSPHLDLAFERFLVIEAIPAGATA from the coding sequence ATGACCGCACACGCACCTATTCGCCGCCGCACCCTGTTGTCGCTGCTGGGCGGGGCCGCCCTGACACCGATGCTGATGCCGGAAATGGCGTTTGCCAGACAAAAGGCTGCCCTGCCCGTCGCCGCCGCGTCTGACAGCGCCATCAACATTGCCTTCGACGCCCGCCTCTATAGCCGCGTATCGATCCGGCAGGACGGCGCATGGCTGCAACTCAGCGATTTTGCGCCGAGCGATTATGTTAGCCTGAAAAGCGTCGATAAAGCGGGTAAAGCGCCCGCCGTTCGCATCGATACCTTTCATTTCGTCAGCCGCAAAAACGAAGCGGTCAGCGACATTCACGGCGCGGGCCAGCGCTTCACGATCACCGGACGCTCTCCCGAAGGACTGGAAAAAACGGTCAGCCTGACCTTTTATGACCGCTATCCGGGCTTTGTCCTCCAGCAGGTCAGCTATCGCAATGCGGGCGCGAAAACGCTCGACATCGCAAGCTGGGCCAATGGCGCCCACACGCTGAAAGACGGCGAACACGGCTTCTGGTCGTGGTCGGGTTCATCGCACGAAGACCGCCGCGACTGGGTGCAACCGGTCAAGTCCGGCTTCGACCAGCCCAATTTCATGGGCATGAACGCCTCGGATTACGGCAGCGGCACGCCGGTCGTCGATGTGTGGCGACCCGATGCGGGGCTGGCGGTCGGCCATGTCGAGCCCGTGCCGAAACTGGTGTCTCTGCCGCTGGTCGCCATGCGGGCGGGCGCCGCCATCGCCGTCAATATGGAGCATGTCGTCACGCTCAAACCGGGCGACAGCTTTGCGACGCTCGACACCTTCGTTACGGTGCATCGCGGCGACTATTTTGTGACGCTCGACACCTATCGCCAGATCATGTCGGAGCGCGGACTGGCCTCGCCCGTCACGCCCGCCGCCTCCTATGAGGGCATCTGGTGCGCCTGGGGCTATGACCGCGTCGGCACGCCCGAAGAGGTGGAGGGCACGCTGGCCAAGGCCGCCGATCTTGGCCTGACCTGGGTCGTGCTCGATGATGGCTGGCAGACCTCGGAAGGCGACTGGTATCTCAATCCGAAGAAGTTTCCGCGCGGCGATGCCGACATGCGCGCCTTCACGGCGAAAATAAAGGCGGCGGGCATGAAGCCCCGGCTGTGGATCACGCCCTTGGCCGTCGAACCGGGCACCGACCTTTTGCACGATCACAGCGACATGCTGCTGCTTGATCAGAACGGCGCGCCGCAACTGATTTCATGGTGGAACTCCTTTTACCTGTGTCCGGCCTATCAGCCGACCATCGACTATACCGAGGCCCTGTTCACCAAGATCTTCAGGGACTGGGGCTATGACGGCGTCAAGATCGACGGCCAGCACCTGAATGGCGTCGCACCCTGCTATAATCCCTTGCACAATCACGCTTACCCGGAAGAATCGGTCGAAAAGCTGCAAACCTTCTGGCAATGCGTTTACGATACGGCGCAGGCCGTCCATCCTGAGGCCGTGGTCGAGCTTTGCCCATGCGGCGACTGCTATTCCTATTTCAACTTCCCCTATATCAACAATGCCCCGGCCTCCGACCCGACCTCATCGTGGCAGGTGCGCCTGAAAGGCAAGTCGCTGAAGGCGCTGATGGGGCCTTCAGCACCGTTTTCCGGTGACCATGTTGAGCTGTCGGATGGCGGCGATGATTTTGCCTCGACGGTCGGCATCGGCGGGATTGTTTCGACCAAGTTCACCTGGCCGCACGAGGGCCGCGCGCCCGGATCCAACTTCCTGCTGACGCCGGAAAAAGAGGTTTTGTGGCGCAAATGGATCGCCATCTATAATGAAAAGCGGCTGGCGCAGGGCATTTATCGCGGCGAGCTGTACGACATCGGTTTCGACAAGCCCGAAGCCCATGTCGTCGAAAAAGACGGGCGGCTATACTATGCTTTTTACGCCGAAAACTGGCGCGGGCCGGTGGAATTCCGGGGCCTGAAGGGCGCTTACCGCTTGCGCGACTATTTCAATGACCGCGATCTGGGCAACGTGTCGGAGACTAGCCCGCACCTCGATCTCGCCTTTGAGCGTTTCCTTGTTATCGAAGCCATTCCTGCCGGGGCTACAGCATGA
- a CDS encoding DMT family transporter, with product MTDPVITAVPPADATPETGGRRWLWFALATVVLWGVWGAFAGISAQRSFPETLTYCVWAVTMIVPAVIVMQRERWKLDIHPKAIAYGLAIGLLGAGGQMVLFYAVSTGPAYLIFPVISLSPLITIVMSFLILRERTNWLGALGVVLALLALPMFDYDPGGTAVVHGVGWFVLALIVMLCWGIQAYFMKSANNVMSAESIFFYMMISGLVLIPAALLMTNFSRPINWGWDGPWLAATIQMLNAVGALLLVYAFRYGKAIVVAPLSNAGGPLITAILSLLLEGIVPGALKAVGLVLALLASIFLALAP from the coding sequence ATGACCGATCCCGTAATCACCGCCGTGCCGCCCGCCGATGCGACACCCGAAACCGGTGGCCGCCGCTGGCTGTGGTTTGCCCTCGCCACGGTCGTTTTATGGGGCGTCTGGGGCGCCTTTGCCGGGATTTCGGCGCAGCGCAGCTTTCCCGAAACCCTGACCTACTGCGTCTGGGCCGTCACCATGATCGTGCCCGCCGTCATCGTCATGCAGCGTGAGCGCTGGAAGCTCGACATCCACCCCAAGGCCATCGCCTATGGTCTGGCCATCGGGCTTCTGGGGGCGGGCGGGCAGATGGTGCTGTTCTATGCCGTCTCGACCGGCCCGGCCTATCTGATCTTTCCGGTGATTTCCTTGTCACCGCTGATCACCATCGTCATGTCTTTCCTTATCTTGCGCGAACGCACCAATTGGCTGGGCGCGCTCGGCGTGGTGCTGGCCCTGCTTGCCCTGCCGATGTTCGATTACGATCCGGGCGGCACAGCGGTCGTGCATGGGGTGGGCTGGTTCGTGCTGGCCCTGATCGTCATGCTGTGCTGGGGCATACAGGCCTATTTTATGAAGAGCGCCAATAATGTGATGAGCGCCGAAAGCATCTTCTTTTACATGATGATTTCGGGTCTGGTGCTGATCCCGGCGGCCCTGCTGATGACCAATTTTTCCCGTCCGATCAACTGGGGATGGGACGGGCCGTGGCTGGCCGCCACCATCCAGATGCTCAATGCCGTGGGCGCGCTCCTGCTGGTCTATGCCTTTCGTTACGGCAAGGCGATTGTGGTCGCCCCTTTGAGCAATGCAGGCGGCCCGCTGATCACCGCCATCCTGTCGCTGCTGCTCGAAGGCATTGTGCCGGGGGCCTTGAAGGCCGTCGGGCTGGTACTGGCGCTGTTGGCGTCGATCTTTCTGGCCCTGGCACCCTAA
- a CDS encoding D-tagatose-bisphosphate aldolase, class II, non-catalytic subunit, which translates to MRAMLDLVARHKAGVPCGIVSVCSAHPLVVEASLRHALTHDAPIALIEATCNQVNQDGGYTGMQPADFRDFVFVIADRIGLPRARILLGGDHLGPNPWTHLPSAEAMDKAEVMVAAYVRAGFRKIHADCSMSCADDPVPLAEKTIAERAARLIAVSEAVWREAGGEAPVYVIGTEVPVPGGASEDLPELEVTSPEAALTTIRTHERIFRERGLTAAWPRVIAEVVQPGVEFDHHKVIDYDRAKAKALSRAIETLPTILYEAHSTDYQTPQHLRELVEDHFAILKVGPGVTFALREALWALDAIEREWIAADRSNFRDVVLERMRALPHNWSKYYHGEGHALAFDLQYSLSDRIRYYWPDAEIMAAQQQMFDNLTENPPPLALISQYMPDAYAAIRGQGLVCTPAHLVMAHISVVLDGYSAATQGQVEMLDA; encoded by the coding sequence ATGAGAGCCATGCTCGATCTGGTGGCGCGCCATAAAGCCGGCGTACCCTGTGGCATCGTCTCCGTCTGCTCGGCCCATCCGCTCGTCGTCGAGGCATCCTTACGCCACGCCCTGACGCACGATGCGCCGATCGCCCTGATCGAAGCGACCTGCAATCAGGTCAATCAGGACGGCGGCTATACCGGTATGCAGCCCGCCGATTTTCGTGATTTCGTCTTCGTCATCGCCGACCGGATCGGCCTGCCACGCGCGCGCATCCTGCTGGGCGGCGACCATCTGGGGCCGAACCCGTGGACACACCTGCCTTCCGCCGAGGCGATGGACAAGGCGGAGGTGATGGTGGCGGCCTATGTCAGGGCCGGTTTCCGCAAGATCCACGCCGACTGTTCGATGTCATGCGCCGATGATCCCGTGCCGCTGGCCGAAAAAACCATCGCCGAACGCGCCGCGCGCCTGATCGCTGTCTCCGAAGCGGTGTGGCGTGAAGCGGGCGGCGAGGCCCCCGTCTATGTCATCGGCACCGAAGTGCCCGTGCCCGGCGGCGCGTCCGAAGACCTGCCCGAACTGGAAGTGACATCGCCCGAAGCGGCGCTTACCACCATCCGCACCCATGAGCGCATCTTTCGTGAGCGCGGCCTGACCGCCGCCTGGCCGCGCGTCATCGCCGAGGTGGTGCAGCCCGGCGTCGAGTTCGACCACCATAAGGTCATCGACTATGATCGCGCGAAAGCGAAAGCCTTAAGCCGCGCTATCGAAACCCTGCCGACGATCCTCTATGAAGCCCATTCGACCGATTACCAGACACCGCAGCATTTGCGCGAACTGGTCGAGGACCATTTCGCCATATTGAAGGTCGGCCCCGGCGTCACCTTCGCGCTGCGTGAAGCCTTGTGGGCGCTTGACGCCATTGAGCGCGAATGGATCGCTGCGGATCGCTCCAATTTCCGCGACGTGGTGCTGGAACGGATGCGCGCCCTGCCGCACAACTGGTCGAAATATTATCACGGCGAAGGCCACGCCCTGGCTTTCGACCTGCAATATTCGCTGAGCGACCGCATCCGCTATTACTGGCCCGACGCTGAGATCATGGCCGCCCAGCAACAGATGTTTGACAACCTGACCGAAAACCCGCCGCCACTGGCCCTGATCAGCCAATATATGCCCGACGCCTATGCCGCCATACGCGGTCAAGGTCTTGTCTGCACCCCCGCCCATCTGGTCATGGCCCATATCAGCGTCGTGCTGGATGGCTATTCTGCGGCAACCCAAGGTCAGGTGGAGATGCTCGATGCCTGA
- a CDS encoding TonB-dependent receptor — protein sequence MRVKKNLVNALMGGVALVAVAYPALAAAQDSAPAASPAPAAPTSASDTTEVVVVGMRGSLAKSLHIKRDASVITDSINATELGRFPDNDVADSLSHITGITINRTTGGEGQYVSVRGLGSQYNIVTLNDRILATDDDGRDFAFDILPSDIISGADVLKSPQASAMEGSIGGTVNLRSARPFDHKGFHAALRAEGSYNDMSEYYGDKVSGFISDTTDGGHFGFLLGAVYSDTKTRSDSLNYNTYDPASPGVWPLNSNNAVVAECCISYGSIVDEKKRTALTGTLEWRPSDDIHIVADLMFTRLRDPQVAYNHSFYPDFTYDANGNPEWSHVTVNNGLITSFTGTNFTPEVVNQTVNRIVDTSLFGVNGSWNVNDHLTFDGDAYYSKADRPEGGTDTFVTAGLVSPTPYNQDTITMTANPGGLPDMTITLPGGVDYATALASGQLNDQSLWSTHYVGLSGFSIQDKITGLKLNGTWHQDTGWLQKVTFGVNYTDRSKSRRDISNDWNNGSNQYGSLYNTLDGQPGPITFATMGADVISTFNFPHFMEGAGGKFPMTMALLNANALLAGLKNLDGTPNYTSGEGVYDFSLTAPQYNPTNSYDVNEKTFAAFIEGSFSIGKWDGNLGLRMVSTRTHATTATNEILSVTVADTSNPTNPGVVQYSDITPVNAKGHYTLALPSLNLIYHIRPDLQLRLGAAEVMSRPNLNQLVPTSTNNAINQEYILYYDGNADLRPIKADQFDASLEWYYQPRDLLSVALFDKRLRDDITTAQTNNVDIGAVGCFNGDPCTALPFSINQPVNGDKADIYGIELSWQHILDNGFGVHAEYTHTWSKTVIDGQSAGPEAGVSPTTFSANVFYEHGPILASVSWDYAGSFTQSTYTEVDGWPAISKATSWLNATASYAVTPRIKVYIEGKNLTNTIVRTFLNGDENAIWSAGATGTGSGVDSGYSAFGRTITVGVGMSF from the coding sequence ATGCGTGTAAAGAAAAACCTCGTAAATGCGCTCATGGGCGGTGTCGCTCTGGTCGCTGTGGCGTATCCGGCCCTGGCCGCGGCGCAGGACAGCGCCCCCGCCGCTTCGCCAGCCCCCGCTGCGCCAACCTCCGCTTCTGACACAACCGAGGTGGTGGTGGTCGGGATGCGTGGCAGTCTGGCCAAGTCGCTGCATATCAAACGCGACGCCAGCGTCATTACCGATTCGATCAATGCCACCGAGCTGGGGCGCTTTCCCGATAATGATGTCGCCGATTCCTTAAGCCATATTACCGGCATCACCATCAACCGCACGACGGGCGGCGAAGGGCAATATGTCAGCGTGCGCGGCTTAGGCTCTCAATATAATATCGTCACCCTGAACGACCGCATCCTGGCCACCGATGATGATGGCCGCGACTTCGCCTTCGACATCCTGCCGTCGGATATTATTTCCGGCGCTGACGTTTTGAAATCGCCACAGGCTTCGGCGATGGAAGGCAGTATCGGCGGCACGGTCAATCTGCGCTCGGCGCGCCCCTTTGATCACAAAGGCTTCCACGCCGCCCTGCGCGCCGAAGGCAGCTATAATGACATGTCGGAATATTATGGCGACAAGGTTTCCGGCTTTATCAGCGACACCACGGATGGCGGCCATTTCGGCTTCCTGCTGGGCGCCGTCTATTCCGACACCAAGACGCGCAGCGACTCGCTCAACTACAATACCTATGACCCGGCCAGTCCCGGTGTCTGGCCGCTTAATTCCAACAATGCCGTGGTGGCCGAATGCTGCATCTCGTATGGCTCCATCGTTGACGAGAAAAAACGCACGGCGCTGACCGGCACGCTGGAATGGCGGCCGTCCGACGACATCCATATCGTCGCTGACCTGATGTTTACGCGCCTGCGCGATCCGCAGGTGGCCTATAACCACTCCTTCTATCCCGATTTCACCTATGATGCGAATGGCAATCCCGAATGGAGCCATGTCACCGTCAATAACGGGTTGATCACCTCGTTTACCGGCACCAATTTCACGCCGGAAGTCGTGAACCAGACCGTCAACCGCATCGTCGATACCTCGCTGTTCGGCGTGAACGGAAGCTGGAATGTCAATGATCACCTGACGTTTGACGGCGACGCCTATTATTCGAAGGCCGACCGTCCCGAAGGCGGCACCGACACCTTCGTCACCGCAGGCCTTGTGTCGCCCACCCCCTATAATCAGGACACGATCACCATGACCGCCAATCCGGGCGGGTTGCCGGACATGACGATCACCCTGCCGGGCGGCGTCGATTACGCCACAGCCCTGGCTTCGGGCCAGCTCAATGACCAGAGCCTGTGGAGCACCCACTATGTCGGCCTGAGTGGTTTTTCGATTCAGGACAAGATTACCGGCCTGAAGCTCAATGGCACCTGGCATCAGGATACGGGCTGGCTGCAAAAGGTGACCTTCGGCGTCAACTATACCGACCGCTCCAAGTCGCGCCGCGATATCAGCAATGACTGGAACAACGGCTCGAACCAGTATGGCTCACTCTATAATACGCTGGATGGTCAGCCGGGGCCGATCACCTTCGCCACAATGGGAGCTGATGTCATCTCCACCTTCAACTTCCCGCACTTCATGGAAGGGGCGGGCGGCAAGTTCCCGATGACGATGGCGCTGCTCAACGCCAATGCCCTGCTGGCAGGACTGAAAAATCTCGACGGTACGCCCAACTATACGAGCGGCGAGGGCGTCTATGATTTCAGCCTGACCGCGCCGCAATATAATCCGACCAATTCCTACGATGTGAATGAAAAGACCTTCGCCGCCTTTATTGAAGGCAGTTTCAGCATCGGGAAATGGGACGGCAATCTGGGCCTGCGCATGGTGTCGACCCGGACGCACGCCACAACCGCCACCAATGAGATCCTGTCGGTGACCGTGGCGGACACGTCCAACCCGACCAATCCGGGCGTGGTGCAATATTCCGACATCACCCCGGTCAATGCCAAGGGCCATTACACCCTGGCCCTGCCGTCGCTGAACCTGATCTACCATATCCGCCCCGACCTGCAACTGCGCTTAGGCGCCGCCGAGGTCATGTCGCGCCCCAATCTCAACCAGCTTGTGCCGACCTCGACCAACAACGCCATCAATCAGGAATATATCCTCTATTATGACGGCAATGCCGATCTGCGTCCGATCAAGGCCGACCAGTTCGACGCCTCGCTGGAATGGTATTACCAGCCGCGCGATCTGTTGTCGGTGGCCTTGTTCGACAAGCGCCTGCGCGACGATATTACCACCGCCCAGACCAATAATGTCGATATTGGCGCGGTCGGCTGCTTTAACGGCGACCCCTGCACGGCCCTGCCATTCAGCATCAATCAGCCGGTCAATGGCGACAAGGCCGATATTTACGGCATCGAACTGAGCTGGCAGCACATTCTTGATAATGGCTTTGGCGTCCACGCCGAATATACCCATACCTGGAGCAAGACGGTGATCGACGGCCAGTCGGCAGGGCCGGAAGCGGGCGTATCGCCCACCACCTTCTCGGCCAATGTCTTTTATGAACACGGCCCGATCCTGGCCAGCGTATCATGGGATTATGCCGGTTCCTTCACCCAGTCCACCTATACCGAAGTGGATGGCTGGCCCGCCATTTCCAAGGCGACGAGCTGGCTGAACGCCACCGCCTCCTATGCCGTTACCCCGCGCATCAAGGTCTATATAGAAGGCAAGAACCTGACCAATACGATTGTCAGAACCTTCCTTAATGGCGATGAAAACGCCATCTGGTCGGCGGGCGCCACCGGCACGGGCAGCGGCGTCGATTCCGGCTACAGCGCCTTTGGCCGCACCATCACGGTCGGCGTGGGCATGAGCTTCTAA
- the agaR gene encoding transcriptional repressor AgaR, producing MTAATRVTRDTSERRRQITHMIKSRGSVQVASLSDVFGVSMQTIRKDLHFLEMHGVAARAYGGAIAAEVVNISEPPIEAKRVTHTEEKERIGRLAAALVQPGDSIMLDSGTTAMQIARFLPDDDGITVVTNDFDVLGALSQKRNLKIVMLGGELRRKNMAFYGAQTLAALDDLLLDKLFLGVDGFDVERGITTHFEPEAQLNRKMVETARRIIAVTDSSKFGKVCLHRIIDISEIDDLITDSDAPDYIRQPEAHLGFRVHLA from the coding sequence ATGACCGCAGCGACACGGGTTACGCGCGACACCAGCGAACGCCGCCGCCAGATTACCCATATGATCAAATCGCGTGGCAGCGTGCAGGTTGCGTCCTTGTCGGATGTGTTCGGCGTGTCGATGCAGACCATCCGCAAGGATCTGCACTTCCTTGAAATGCATGGGGTTGCGGCGCGCGCCTATGGCGGGGCCATCGCTGCCGAAGTGGTCAATATTTCTGAGCCGCCGATTGAGGCCAAGCGCGTCACCCATACGGAAGAAAAGGAACGCATCGGTCGGCTGGCCGCCGCCCTGGTGCAGCCGGGCGACTCGATCATGCTCGATTCCGGCACGACCGCCATGCAGATTGCGCGCTTCCTGCCCGATGATGACGGCATCACCGTCGTCACCAATGATTTCGACGTGCTGGGTGCGCTCAGCCAGAAGCGCAACCTGAAGATCGTCATGCTGGGCGGCGAACTGCGCCGCAAGAACATGGCCTTTTACGGCGCGCAAACCCTGGCTGCGCTTGATGATCTGCTGCTCGACAAGCTGTTTCTCGGCGTCGATGGCTTTGATGTTGAGCGCGGCATCACCACCCATTTCGAACCCGAAGCGCAACTGAACCGCAAGATGGTGGAGACGGCGCGGCGCATTATCGCGGTGACGGACTCATCGAAATTCGGCAAGGTCTGCCTGCACCGCATCATCGACATCAGCGAAATCGATGACCTGATCACCGATTCCGATGCGCCCGACTATATTCGCCAGCCCGAAGCCCATCTCGGTTTCCGCGTCCATCTGGCTTAG